Part of the Methylorubrum populi genome is shown below.
AACGTCGCCCAGAAGCTGTCCGAGATCAAAGCCTCGGGCGTCGACACCAAGCAGGAAGCCCGCAAGCGCACCGCCGCCTGATCCCGGCTCTCCATCGCATGCAAGAAGACCCGCGCGGTACCGGCCGCGCGGGTCTTCTCGTTTCCGGATCCGCGCTCGGTGACGAGGCGGCCGTTCACGCCACCCCGAGACCGGGCCCGAGCCGGCCACGGCAGCGGGCGAGCGCCGCGAAGGCCACAGAGGAATCGCGGCCGAGCCGAATCAGCTCGCCGATCCGGGCGCGACCGCGCAGCAGCGCGCCGAGCACCGCGCGGATGTCCGGCTCGCCCTCCGGCGTCAGGGCCGCCGCCGCGAAGGCGGGAAGGGCGCGCTGTGCCGGATCGCAGACCACGCGAAGCGCCGCGAAGGGGAGGGCGTGGCGGGCCGCATAGGCGGCGGCCACGTGCGATTCCATGTCGACTGCCAGGGCGCCGGTGCGCGCGTGCAGCTTCGCCTTGTCGGCCACGGTCATGACCGCGACGTCAGAGCCCGCGAGGCCGCCGGCGACGACGCGGCCCGGCACTCCGTTCAAGGCCACGGACAGGCGGCGGGCGATCTCGGGATCGGCCGGAAAACGCGCCTGCGCATCGAGATGTGTGGCGACGACGAGGTCACCCGGCTTCAGGGCGGGATCGAGGCCGCCGGCGATCCCGAAGCTGACGATCGCGCGCAGGCCGTGGGCAGGTCGTCCGTCGAGCGCGAGCCTCAGCCGCGCGGGATTGCCGCCGGCCTGGATCGTCTCGACACCCGGCCCGGCGGCGATGCGGGCCTCGCGGGCAAGGCCCACCACCGCCAGAACCGTGCCGCCCTCCATCGCCGCGCCGGATCAGCGCGTGACGGTGTAGAGCGAGGCGCCCGCGGCGACCGGCGCCGTCACGGTGGAGAACACGCTCAGCACCTTGCCCAGCTCCGCGAACGGCGCGCTCGACACGTAGACGAGGTCGCGGTTGCGCATGCGGAAGCTCTGCGACAGGAACAGGCCCTGCGGGTCGCGCAGGTTGACCCGGTACACCACCGGCACCTGCGGCGAGGCAAGGAGCGGCGAGTTCGGCCGCAGCCGCCGCACCACCGCCGCCGGCTCGTAGCGGAAGAGGAACACGCCTTCCGGATCGGCCTGGGTCTCGCGCAGACCAGAGGCGCGGGCCAGCGCCTGCGACAGCGTCAGCCCGTCGGCCGAGAACGGCACCTCGGTGGTGGCGCCGAGCGCACCCACCGCCAGGAAGGTCTGCGGGTCGCGCACCAGCGTCAGCGTGTCGTTCGGGCGCACGAAGATGTTCTCGCGCGGATTGGCGACCACGGTGCTCATCGGCACGGTGACGGTGCGGTTGCCGCGCGACAGCCGCACGAAGGTCTCGGCCACCGGCGTGCGCACGCCGCCGGCCTGGGCGATGACGTCGAGCAGGCGGTCGCCGCGGCCCGAGAGCGGCACGCGCATGCCGGTGGCCGCCTCGCCGGTGACGGTGACCGACTGCGAGACCGGCTTGGTGACGGAGACGAGCACCTGCGGCTGGATCGCCTTGCCGGCGAGTTCGGTCTCGATCAGCGCCTGGACGTCCTGGGTGCGGCGGCCGACGACCTTGATGCGGCCGGCGTAAGGAACGGTGATGCCGCCGTCGGGCCCGACCACCTGCTCGGGAATCATCGCGGACTTGGAGCCGGCGGAGAAGCGATCGGCCACCAGCGGGCCCGAGAACAGGCCGCCGGAGCCGGCTTCCCAGACCTGGACCGCCACGTAGTCGCCGACGCCGATCACCGGCTCCAGGGCCGGCCGGTTGTCGCCGAAGGTGACGAGGAGGCTGTCGAGGGGGCGGGTGCGCAGGGCCTCGACGATGGCAGGGGTGACGTCGATGATCTCGTAGCGGGCGAACAGGCCCTCGGCGGTGGCGATGTCGGCGCCGCTCTCGATCGCCGAGGTGGTCGGCCCCGCGGCCGGCAGGATCGAGCACCCCGACACCGCCGTGGCGGCGAGGAGGGCAATGGCTAGAGCGCGCATTCAGATCGCCTGGCGGTTTCTCTCATCGGGTGGGTAGCCGAAAGCGGCCAAGCTGTCCGTGGCGAGGCCGCCACACCGGGCGAGGGAGCACGGAACGCGTCGGTCTTTCCCCGGTGCTCACACTTCTCCCACCCTCGCCGGACGCCGTGTCCTGGTCCCGCGAGGATGGTCCTGCGGCCGCCGTCCGCTAACTGTCCGGTCCCGGCCAAGCCGGCACCGGCCGGCCCGCGGGTGGGTCGAGGCGCCCGGCACAGGATCCCATCGCTCCTCCACGGGGCCGGACGGGGAGCCGGACAAGGAGCCGGATGACCGACCCTCGACCCAATGCCCCAACCGTCCTCGTCGTGATGGGCGTCTCCGGCTCCGGCAAGAGCACGGTGGCCGCGCTGCTCGCCGAAAGGCTCGGCTGGACCTTCGCCGACGGCGACGATTTTCACACGCCGGACAGCATCGCCCGCATGCGCGAAGGCCACCCCCTCGACGATGCGGCGCGTCAGCCCTGGCTCGAACGCATCCGCGCCTGGATCGATGGGCGGCTCGCGGCCGGAGAGAGCGCCGTCGTCGCCTGCTCCGCCCTCAAACGCGCCTATCGCCGAACCCTGATCCACGGGAACGCTCAGGTCCGCCTCGTCTTCCTGGAGGGGAGCCGGGACACCATCCAGAGCCGGGTTCGGGGGCGCCACGCGCACTTCATGCCGGCGACCCTCCTCGACAGCCAGTTTGCCGCCCTCGAACCGCCGGGACCGGACGAGGCCCCGATTACCGTCGGCATCGAGGAGAGCCCCGACGCCATCGTCGCGGCGGTCGCCGCGCGGCTCGACATCCCGGCCGACGACGTCTGCGGCTAGGGGAGCTCACAGGAGAGCCCATGGACATCGCCCTCGTCGTCTCCGACGTCGACGGAACGCTGGTCACCGACGACAAGCAGCTCACACCGGCCGCCGTCGCGGCGGTGCGGCGGCTCGGCGCAGCGGGCATCGGCTTCACCCTGGCCTCCAGCCGGCCGCCGGTCGGCCTGCGCCACCTGGCGACGGCGCTTGACCTCAAGCTGCCGATGGGCGCGTTCAACGGAAGCACCCTGTGCACGCCTGACCTCCGGTCGCTTTCGGAGGAACTGATTCCCGAGACGGTCGCCCGCGAGGCGGCCGCGCGCCTCGACGCGGCCGGCATCGATCTCTGGGTCTTCGCCGACGGCGCCTGGAACCTGCGCGACGACCAGGCCCCCTACACCGACCTCGAACGCCGCACCCTCCAGACCGAGCCGAGGGTCGTGCCGGACCTGTCGCCCCTGCTCGGGCGCGCGGCCAAGATCGTCGGCGTGAGCCGCGACCATGCCGGGCTCGCGCGGCTTGAGCGGGCGCTCGCGGCGGGTCTGGACGGGCGGGCCGCCGTGCATTGCTCGCAGCCCTACTACCTCGACGTGACGCCGCCCGGCCTCGACAAGGGCAGCTTCGTCGCCGATCTCGGGCGGCAGCTCGGCATCCCGCGGGAGCGAATCGCCACGCTGGGAGACGCGGCCAACGACATCGCCCTGTTCCGGGAGAGCGGGTTGTCGATCGCCATGGGCAATGCCGCCCCCGCCGTGCAGCGGGCGGCCTCGGCGGTGACCCGGAGCAACAACGAGGACGGATTCGCCCGCGCGATCAACCGGTTCGTGTTCGGCGACACCTGAGGTTCGCGCCCGCCATCGCCGCGGCCACCTGTGCCCCTTCTGCGACAGGGGCGGGTCCGCGCGCTCCGGCATCCGCAGGGATTTCCCCGGGCTCCACGTTCCCGCCTCATTTGGCCCCGACCCAGGCGAGACAAACTGAGCCGTAACGAGCGATCCTCGCGAGGCTCCGCGAACGCCGCCCTCCGATCGGAGCGTGCGACCGGTCGGCCGGAGACCTGAGCGAGGCGCCCAAAACGACCGGGTCTCCTATGCGCCTTCTCCTCGCCGCCCTGCTTGCCGCCGCTCCGGCGTCGGCCTTCGCTCAAGAGGCGGCGCGGGACAACATCGATGCGCTGATCGCCGAGCAGGCCCGCGCCAACAAGGTGCCCGAGGCGTTCGTGCATCGCGTGGTCAAGCGGGAGAGCAACTACAACGCCCGCGCCAAGGGCGGCTCGGCGCTCGGCCTGATGCAGATCAAGCACGCCACGGCGCGGGGCCTCGGCTATACCGGCGACGCGGCCGGGCTGTTCGATCCCGAGACCAACCTGAAATACGGCATTGCCTATCTCGCCGGCGCCTACCGCGCCGCGAAGGGCGATCTGGAACAGGCCTACCGCTACTACAACCGCGGCTACTACTACGCCGCCAAGCGCCTCGGGATCGATGCCACGCCGCCCGACGACGCGGGCACGACGACCGTCGCCGCCGCGCCGCCCGCCAGCCCGACCGCCCGCTCCGCCAACGGCTTCGACGGCCTGTTCGCCCTGCGCGGCAGCGCATCGGGGAGCGCATCGGGC
Proteins encoded:
- a CDS encoding phosphorylase — protein: MEGGTVLAVVGLAREARIAAGPGVETIQAGGNPARLRLALDGRPAHGLRAIVSFGIAGGLDPALKPGDLVVATHLDAQARFPADPEIARRLSVALNGVPGRVVAGGLAGSDVAVMTVADKAKLHARTGALAVDMESHVAAAYAARHALPFAALRVVCDPAQRALPAFAAAALTPEGEPDIRAVLGALLRGRARIGELIRLGRDSSVAFAALARCRGRLGPGLGVA
- a CDS encoding polysaccharide biosynthesis/export family protein, whose translation is MRALAIALLAATAVSGCSILPAAGPTTSAIESGADIATAEGLFARYEIIDVTPAIVEALRTRPLDSLLVTFGDNRPALEPVIGVGDYVAVQVWEAGSGGLFSGPLVADRFSAGSKSAMIPEQVVGPDGGITVPYAGRIKVVGRRTQDVQALIETELAGKAIQPQVLVSVTKPVSQSVTVTGEAATGMRVPLSGRGDRLLDVIAQAGGVRTPVAETFVRLSRGNRTVTVPMSTVVANPRENIFVRPNDTLTLVRDPQTFLAVGALGATTEVPFSADGLTLSQALARASGLRETQADPEGVFLFRYEPAAVVRRLRPNSPLLASPQVPVVYRVNLRDPQGLFLSQSFRMRNRDLVYVSSAPFAELGKVLSVFSTVTAPVAAGASLYTVTR
- a CDS encoding gluconokinase, coding for MTDPRPNAPTVLVVMGVSGSGKSTVAALLAERLGWTFADGDDFHTPDSIARMREGHPLDDAARQPWLERIRAWIDGRLAAGESAVVACSALKRAYRRTLIHGNAQVRLVFLEGSRDTIQSRVRGRHAHFMPATLLDSQFAALEPPGPDEAPITVGIEESPDAIVAAVAARLDIPADDVCG
- a CDS encoding Cof-type HAD-IIB family hydrolase, with protein sequence MDIALVVSDVDGTLVTDDKQLTPAAVAAVRRLGAAGIGFTLASSRPPVGLRHLATALDLKLPMGAFNGSTLCTPDLRSLSEELIPETVAREAAARLDAAGIDLWVFADGAWNLRDDQAPYTDLERRTLQTEPRVVPDLSPLLGRAAKIVGVSRDHAGLARLERALAAGLDGRAAVHCSQPYYLDVTPPGLDKGSFVADLGRQLGIPRERIATLGDAANDIALFRESGLSIAMGNAAPAVQRAASAVTRSNNEDGFARAINRFVFGDT
- a CDS encoding transglycosylase SLT domain-containing protein, which translates into the protein MRLLLAALLAAAPASAFAQEAARDNIDALIAEQARANKVPEAFVHRVVKRESNYNARAKGGSALGLMQIKHATARGLGYTGDAAGLFDPETNLKYGIAYLAGAYRAAKGDLEQAYRYYNRGYYYAAKRLGIDATPPDDAGTTTVAAAPPASPTARSANGFDGLFALRGSASGSASGSAPAGGVQQALAYAAPGPGPTDAVEVPLPPRRPAALSGSAEPVQVASLAQPAAAQLQAAVQAAAPAQPAPQGTAAPQVVAAMSDAVEVPLPPRRPSEIVLAAIARPHVAVARRTAEPAPILEASAAPGTP